One genomic window of Haloferax mediterranei ATCC 33500 includes the following:
- a CDS encoding MutS-related protein has translation MDFETIPGVGEKTAAALAELDDAERALTDGDVAALARAPGLTEGRAAAIARGAIRRGHDDPGGFLATDRASEIYRDALGLLQARTVTTYAEKRLETLFPTGSASRIEEVRAFATAATDLEPDPDVLAALSGVESLSDPKPRRIRERCIATADAERYAAAKEAFPELSIEVVENARDISELARSYSTVVVLDESFAGIDVEGDVRVLPDAADRTDEVVPERLLAFFAENREALEAAAEVHEVAAIDPPCDVTALRDALSRLDDDGTIVGDDELVRLSNAADDIDTAVSTAESVANDHLRDVIRERDVTIEGTDFLSLVEQGARVDSLLSRELEDEFDEALAAARDHFVDALSLRPSEAALTERIFPEDPSFPLGHDEDAVGRLRTELKAARDRRAAKLKADLASDLGDLREPVETLVRDALELDVRLAVSRFARDFDCVFPEFTGHAGDDGPGTFTIETGRSPLLDVDFEDVDPVDYEVSGVTLLSGVNSGGKTSTLDLVGLVVVLAHMGLPVPAESVQLSRFSELHYYAKSQGTLDAGAFESTLRDFAALTDGAADRLVLVDELESITEPGASAKIIAGILEELAEQGAAAVFVSHLAGGIREAADVAVAVDGIEAVGLENGELVVNRSPVKDHLARSTPELIVEKLAGESETSFYGRLLEKF, from the coding sequence ATGGACTTCGAGACCATCCCGGGCGTCGGTGAGAAAACCGCTGCAGCGCTCGCGGAACTCGACGACGCCGAACGGGCGCTTACCGACGGCGACGTGGCGGCGCTCGCGCGAGCGCCGGGACTCACGGAAGGGAGAGCGGCGGCCATCGCGCGCGGTGCGATTCGACGGGGCCACGACGACCCCGGCGGGTTCCTCGCGACCGACCGCGCCTCGGAGATTTACCGCGACGCACTCGGTCTCCTCCAAGCCCGAACCGTCACTACCTACGCCGAAAAGCGACTGGAGACGCTCTTTCCGACCGGGTCGGCCTCGCGTATCGAGGAAGTTCGGGCGTTCGCCACCGCTGCGACCGACCTCGAACCCGACCCCGACGTGCTCGCGGCGCTTTCGGGCGTCGAATCGCTTTCGGACCCGAAGCCGCGTCGTATCCGCGAGCGATGTATCGCGACCGCCGACGCGGAACGGTACGCCGCGGCCAAGGAGGCGTTTCCCGAACTCTCTATCGAGGTCGTCGAAAACGCCCGAGACATCAGCGAACTCGCGCGGTCGTACTCGACGGTCGTCGTCCTCGACGAGTCGTTCGCCGGTATCGACGTCGAAGGCGACGTGCGCGTTCTCCCCGACGCCGCCGACCGCACTGACGAAGTTGTCCCCGAGCGATTGCTCGCGTTCTTCGCCGAAAACCGCGAGGCGCTCGAAGCGGCCGCCGAGGTCCACGAAGTCGCGGCTATCGACCCGCCGTGCGACGTGACTGCACTCCGAGACGCACTGTCCCGACTCGACGACGACGGAACCATCGTCGGCGACGACGAACTCGTCCGGCTCTCCAATGCCGCCGATGACATCGACACAGCCGTCTCAACAGCCGAATCGGTCGCTAACGACCACCTTCGCGACGTGATTCGCGAGCGCGACGTGACCATCGAGGGAACCGACTTCCTTTCTCTCGTCGAGCAGGGCGCTCGCGTCGACTCGTTGCTCTCGCGGGAACTCGAAGACGAGTTCGACGAGGCGCTCGCGGCCGCCCGTGACCACTTCGTCGACGCTCTCTCGCTCCGGCCGAGCGAGGCCGCCCTCACGGAGCGTATCTTTCCCGAAGACCCGTCGTTCCCGCTCGGTCACGACGAGGACGCGGTTGGCCGCCTTCGAACCGAACTGAAGGCCGCCCGCGACCGTCGCGCCGCGAAGCTGAAAGCCGACCTCGCCTCGGACCTCGGCGACCTCAGAGAGCCGGTCGAGACGCTAGTCCGCGACGCCCTCGAACTCGACGTTCGACTCGCAGTCTCCCGGTTCGCCCGCGACTTCGACTGCGTCTTCCCCGAGTTCACCGGGCACGCGGGCGACGACGGTCCCGGTACCTTCACCATCGAGACCGGCCGCTCGCCGCTTTTAGACGTGGATTTCGAGGACGTTGACCCCGTCGATTACGAGGTTTCGGGCGTCACGCTTCTCTCGGGCGTCAACAGCGGGGGGAAGACATCGACGCTCGACCTCGTGGGTCTCGTGGTTGTCCTCGCCCACATGGGACTGCCCGTTCCCGCCGAATCGGTCCAACTCTCGCGATTCTCCGAACTTCACTACTACGCCAAGTCGCAGGGGACACTCGACGCCGGAGCCTTCGAGAGCACGCTCCGCGACTTCGCCGCGCTCACCGACGGCGCGGCCGACCGACTCGTCCTCGTCGACGAGTTAGAGAGCATCACCGAACCCGGCGCGTCGGCGAAGATTATCGCCGGTATCCTCGAAGAACTCGCCGAGCAGGGCGCGGCCGCCGTGTTCGTCTCGCACCTCGCGGGCGGCATCCGCGAGGCCGCGGACGTTGCGGTCGCAGTCGACGGTATCGAAGCCGTCGGTCTCGAAAACGGCGAACTCGTCGTGAACCGCTCACCCGTCAAGGACCACCTCGCGCGGTCGACACCCGAGTTGATTGTCGAGAAGTTGGCCGGAGAGAGCGAGACGAGTTTCTACGGGCGATTACTGGAAAAGTTCTAA
- a CDS encoding twin-arginine translocase subunit TatC translates to MADEERDTGLSAVDDETDASDDTDESSSNGGSEDVSTAADEPAQNRVTPRDETVTDGSVDADEPDDAATASVTGADAGMPEDTASELRDDDTPSVVDDNLEDDGLLGGAPESDQEMPLTAHIEEMIRRLAVVFGVAGLITLILFPGADILNAMVDIEARLGITLPSATDVINFLWNSHIPDAANLSDRRPRLYGPLELILTKLKVAGLAGTVIGLPVFVYETYLFMRPGLYPKERKYYLAAVPTSLVLALVGVAFSHFIVLPALFEYLTSYTQDTAVVAFGLKETFNLILVLMGYMAIVFQIPLFIELAIMMNLVTRQWLEDRRLLFWGAFAGLAFLVSPDPTGMAPIMIAATMIALFEGTLAALRWTGN, encoded by the coding sequence ATGGCGGACGAGGAGCGCGACACAGGTCTCTCTGCGGTCGACGACGAGACGGACGCCTCAGACGATACCGATGAGTCTTCGTCTAACGGTGGGTCCGAAGACGTGTCCACAGCGGCTGACGAACCCGCTCAGAATCGCGTGACACCACGCGATGAGACCGTCACCGACGGGTCTGTCGACGCCGATGAACCCGACGACGCGGCTACTGCTTCCGTAACCGGCGCAGACGCCGGCATGCCGGAGGACACCGCTTCGGAACTTCGTGACGACGATACTCCGAGCGTGGTCGACGACAACCTCGAAGACGACGGGCTCCTCGGTGGTGCCCCCGAAAGCGACCAAGAGATGCCGCTCACCGCGCACATCGAGGAGATGATTCGCCGGTTGGCGGTCGTCTTTGGCGTCGCGGGTCTGATTACGCTCATCCTCTTCCCCGGCGCGGACATCCTCAACGCGATGGTCGACATCGAGGCCAGACTCGGCATCACGCTGCCGAGCGCGACCGATGTCATCAATTTCCTCTGGAACTCCCACATCCCTGACGCCGCGAACCTTTCGGACCGTCGCCCGCGTCTCTACGGCCCGCTCGAACTCATCCTAACCAAACTCAAGGTTGCGGGTCTCGCCGGAACGGTCATCGGACTCCCGGTGTTCGTCTACGAGACGTACCTCTTCATGCGACCCGGTCTGTACCCCAAAGAGCGGAAATACTACCTCGCGGCCGTCCCGACGAGCCTCGTTCTCGCGCTCGTCGGTGTGGCGTTCTCCCACTTCATCGTTCTCCCGGCCCTTTTCGAGTACCTAACGTCCTACACGCAGGACACGGCGGTTGTCGCGTTCGGTCTCAAAGAGACGTTCAACCTCATTCTCGTCTTGATGGGCTACATGGCCATCGTCTTCCAGATTCCCCTGTTCATCGAGTTGGCTATCATGATGAATCTGGTCACGCGACAGTGGCTGGAAGACCGCCGGCTACTCTTCTGGGGCGCGTTCGCCGGTCTCGCGTTCCTCGTCAGCCCCGACCCAACGGGGATGGCCCCGATTATGATTGCGGCGACGATGATTGCTCTCTTCGAGGGAACGCTCGCGGCCTTGCGGTGGACTGGGAACTGA
- a CDS encoding DUF1931 family protein: protein MADLIVKAAVKEALNDKNVASDFYDALDGEVKELLEDAARRAEQNDRKTVQPRDL from the coding sequence ATGGCAGACCTCATTGTCAAGGCAGCCGTCAAGGAAGCGCTCAACGACAAGAACGTGGCCTCGGACTTCTACGACGCTCTCGACGGGGAAGTCAAGGAGCTTCTCGAAGACGCTGCTCGCCGTGCTGAGCAGAACGACCGTAAGACGGTCCAGCCCCGCGACCTGTAA
- a CDS encoding ORC1-type DNA replication protein yields MREDPEEGMLSWDETVFRDEHVFEIDHVPETFNHRESQLRSLKYALRPAVRGSRPLNTMVRGPPGTGKTTAVQKLFGELGTQSGVRTVRVNCQVDSTRYAVFSRVFEHIFEYEPPSSGISFKKLFGQITDRLVEDDEVLVVALDDVNYLFYENEASDTLYSLLRAHEAHSGARIGVIIISSDLSLDVIDELDGRVQSVFRPEEVFFPRYDVDEIVDILRGRTKRGFHEDVIGAPELDKVAEFTADSGDLRVGIDLLRRAGLHAEMRASRTVDMEDVEAAYDKSKYVHLSRCLRGLSDPERELVRVVAEFDGERAGEVYEAFNEETGLGYTRYSELVNKLDQLGVIEARYTEIEGRGRTRSISLAYDADAVLDRL; encoded by the coding sequence ATGAGGGAGGACCCCGAAGAGGGGATGCTGTCGTGGGACGAGACGGTGTTTCGCGACGAACACGTCTTCGAGATTGACCACGTTCCGGAGACGTTCAACCACCGCGAGAGCCAACTCCGGAGCCTGAAGTACGCGCTTCGCCCGGCGGTTCGCGGCTCTCGCCCCCTGAACACGATGGTTCGTGGTCCACCGGGCACGGGCAAGACCACCGCGGTACAGAAACTCTTCGGCGAGTTGGGCACGCAGTCTGGCGTCCGAACTGTCCGGGTGAACTGCCAGGTCGATTCGACCCGCTACGCGGTCTTCTCGCGGGTCTTCGAGCATATCTTCGAGTACGAACCCCCGTCGTCGGGTATCTCGTTCAAGAAGTTGTTCGGCCAGATTACCGACCGTCTCGTGGAAGACGACGAAGTGCTCGTCGTCGCCCTCGACGATGTGAATTACCTGTTCTACGAGAACGAGGCCTCCGATACGCTCTACTCGCTCCTTCGCGCCCACGAGGCGCACTCCGGGGCGCGTATCGGTGTCATCATCATCTCGTCGGACCTCTCGCTCGATGTCATCGACGAACTCGACGGGCGCGTCCAGAGCGTCTTCCGGCCCGAAGAGGTGTTTTTCCCGCGCTACGACGTGGACGAAATCGTCGATATCCTCCGCGGCCGGACCAAACGCGGTTTCCACGAGGATGTCATCGGCGCGCCGGAACTCGATAAAGTCGCCGAGTTCACTGCCGATAGCGGCGACCTGCGCGTCGGCATCGACTTGCTCCGCCGTGCTGGTCTCCACGCCGAGATGCGCGCCTCCAGAACGGTCGATATGGAGGACGTGGAGGCTGCCTACGATAAGTCGAAGTACGTCCATCTCTCACGGTGCCTTCGTGGGCTTTCGGACCCCGAGCGCGAACTGGTCCGCGTCGTCGCCGAGTTCGACGGCGAACGCGCCGGCGAGGTCTACGAGGCGTTCAACGAGGAGACCGGACTGGGTTACACGCGCTACTCCGAACTCGTGAACAAACTCGACCAACTCGGCGTTATCGAAGCGCGGTACACCGAAATCGAAGGCCGCGGCCGAACGCGTTCTATCTCGCTGGCCTACGACGCCGACGCCGTCTTGGACCGACTCTGA
- the larE gene encoding ATP-dependent sacrificial sulfur transferase LarE, with the protein MSERDVAAKADAVRAELAERESVLVAFSGGVDSSVVAALAHDALGEKAVACTAKSETLPEAELADAKRVADEIGIEFVTVEFSELDNPDFVVNDDDRCYHCRTMRLGRMYDAARERGIETVCDGTNASDPGEGHRPGLRAVEELEVFSPLLAHDITKDEVRAIADEYGLSVADKPSMACLSSRIPTGLEVTEERLSRVERAETILRTWGFEQFRVRDHDGLARIEVAPEELDYALDADFVRAARDHLKDAGFDHVTLDLHGYRTGSVSPAAEDDTAEEGAADDGDGDFLVDDVFAQDYPTRK; encoded by the coding sequence ATGAGCGAGCGAGACGTCGCGGCGAAGGCTGACGCAGTACGCGCGGAACTCGCGGAACGCGAGAGCGTCCTCGTCGCCTTCTCCGGCGGCGTGGACTCCAGTGTGGTCGCCGCACTCGCCCACGACGCACTCGGCGAGAAGGCGGTCGCCTGTACCGCGAAAAGCGAAACCCTCCCCGAAGCCGAGTTGGCGGATGCAAAGCGCGTCGCCGACGAAATCGGCATCGAATTCGTGACCGTCGAATTCTCCGAACTCGATAATCCGGACTTCGTCGTCAACGACGACGACCGCTGTTATCACTGCCGGACGATGCGCCTCGGGCGGATGTACGACGCCGCCCGCGAGCGCGGCATCGAGACGGTCTGTGACGGGACGAACGCCTCAGACCCCGGCGAGGGACACCGACCCGGACTCCGTGCCGTCGAGGAGTTAGAAGTCTTCTCGCCGCTTCTCGCACACGACATCACGAAAGACGAGGTTCGCGCAATCGCCGACGAGTACGGCCTCTCTGTCGCCGACAAACCGTCGATGGCCTGTCTCTCCTCTCGCATCCCGACCGGTCTCGAAGTTACTGAAGAACGGCTCTCGCGGGTCGAACGCGCCGAGACGATTCTCCGGACGTGGGGCTTCGAACAGTTCCGCGTCCGCGACCACGACGGGCTTGCCCGAATCGAAGTCGCGCCGGAGGAGTTGGACTATGCCCTCGACGCCGACTTCGTCCGCGCCGCTCGTGACCACCTGAAAGACGCCGGCTTCGACCACGTGACCCTCGACCTGCACGGCTACCGAACCGGGAGCGTCAGCCCCGCCGCGGAGGACGACACAGCAGAAGAGGGTGCGGCAGACGACGGAGACGGGGACTTCCTCGTCGACGACGTGTTCGCGCAGGACTACCCGACGCGGAAATAG
- a CDS encoding GNAT family N-acetyltransferase: protein MPGAVITSGERVTLRTVETEDIPFIQRAAANPELRYTLGNPVMNREQYEISDERNAPDQFLVCLESDEADAVESDEADITRIGQVSVADAHYKRPELGYWLIPEVHGEGYGKEAVSLVIDYVFRTHDTPAVGAGVFDFNDASRGLLESLGFVEEGRQRKLMYVDGAHRDLIRYGLLREKWWTED from the coding sequence ATGCCCGGCGCAGTCATCACGAGCGGCGAGCGAGTGACCCTCCGAACCGTCGAAACCGAAGACATCCCGTTTATCCAGCGTGCGGCCGCGAATCCCGAACTCCGGTACACGCTCGGCAATCCGGTCATGAACCGCGAGCAGTACGAGATATCCGACGAGCGAAACGCCCCCGACCAGTTTCTCGTCTGTCTCGAATCCGACGAGGCCGACGCAGTCGAATCCGACGAGGCCGACATCACGAGAATTGGACAGGTGAGCGTCGCCGACGCGCACTACAAGCGCCCGGAACTCGGCTACTGGCTGATTCCGGAGGTCCACGGCGAAGGCTACGGAAAAGAGGCCGTCTCGCTCGTCATCGACTACGTCTTTCGGACCCACGATACACCCGCGGTCGGCGCGGGCGTGTTCGACTTCAACGACGCCTCTCGCGGCCTTTTGGAGTCACTCGGGTTCGTCGAAGAGGGTCGACAGCGGAAACTCATGTACGTCGATGGCGCGCACCGTGATTTGATTCGGTACGGGTTGCTTCGGGAGAAGTGGTGGACTGAGGATTGA
- a CDS encoding SRPBCC domain-containing protein: MSYELTTSIEIDAPPERVWEVLIDFDHYPEWNPFMRIAGRPNEGATLTVHLMPPGGRESVFEPDVTRCERHRELVWVGHLIVPGLFDGEHRFRLEPLGGGERTRFEHTETFSGLLSGPFMWFMGDETRAGFVAMNEGLKTRVEGLVAADERETDERETGERQADEGETDKREAADSS, encoded by the coding sequence ATGTCGTACGAACTCACGACGAGCATCGAGATAGACGCCCCGCCGGAGCGGGTGTGGGAGGTACTCATCGACTTCGACCACTACCCCGAGTGGAACCCATTCATGCGCATTGCCGGGCGGCCGAACGAGGGCGCGACACTCACCGTTCATCTGATGCCGCCGGGTGGGCGTGAATCCGTCTTCGAACCCGACGTGACGCGGTGCGAGAGGCACCGTGAACTCGTGTGGGTCGGACACCTCATCGTTCCGGGGTTGTTCGACGGTGAACATCGCTTCCGTCTCGAACCACTCGGCGGCGGCGAACGAACTCGGTTCGAACACACAGAGACGTTTTCGGGACTACTTTCCGGCCCCTTCATGTGGTTCATGGGCGACGAGACGAGAGCCGGGTTCGTCGCGATGAACGAAGGACTGAAGACGCGTGTCGAGGGGTTGGTTGCGGCGGACGAGCGAGAAACGGACGAGCGAGAAACGGGCGAGCGACAAGCAGATGAGGGAGAAACGGACAAGCGAGAGGCGGCCGATTCGTCGTGA
- the rpiA gene encoding ribose-5-phosphate isomerase RpiA: MKTTGGTDEQKRRAAERAVEAVEDGMVVGLGTGSTTAFAIRAIGDLVADGLDVRGVPTSFASRELARECGIPLVDLDEVDVIDLAIDGADQVETTDGALVKGGGAAHAREKVVDAFADRFLVVADPSKTAETLSHPIPVEVLPSARSTVAATVTDLGGDPTLRRAEKKDGPVVTDNGNLVLDCDFGTIDDPNSLATSLSKMPGVVEHGIFAGLAETVYVGTDDGVDSIEL, encoded by the coding sequence ATGAAAACTACCGGCGGAACCGACGAGCAGAAGCGCCGCGCCGCGGAGCGGGCGGTCGAAGCAGTCGAAGACGGCATGGTTGTCGGCCTCGGCACCGGGAGCACGACGGCGTTCGCCATCCGAGCCATCGGCGACCTCGTGGCCGACGGACTGGACGTTCGAGGCGTTCCGACCTCCTTTGCGTCCCGCGAACTCGCTCGCGAGTGTGGGATTCCGCTCGTCGACCTCGATGAAGTGGACGTTATCGACCTCGCAATCGACGGGGCCGACCAGGTAGAAACGACCGACGGCGCGCTCGTCAAAGGCGGCGGCGCGGCACATGCCCGCGAGAAAGTAGTCGATGCGTTCGCAGACCGTTTTCTCGTCGTCGCCGACCCCTCGAAGACCGCGGAGACACTTTCACACCCGATTCCGGTCGAAGTGTTGCCATCTGCTCGGAGCACCGTCGCGGCCACCGTCACGGACCTCGGCGGCGACCCGACGCTCCGCCGCGCCGAAAAGAAAGACGGCCCGGTCGTCACCGACAACGGGAACCTCGTCCTCGACTGCGATTTCGGGACTATCGACGACCCTAACTCGCTCGCAACGTCGCTCTCGAAGATGCCCGGCGTCGTCGAACACGGCATTTTCGCCGGACTCGCAGAGACGGTCTACGTCGGCACCGACGACGGCGTCGATAGCATCGAGTTGTAA
- a CDS encoding histidine phosphatase family protein has product MATLLLVRHGETTWNRAGRVQGWAPVSLTERGQSQASALARHVADSYEIDRLISSDIERAQETARPIARELDIEPVLDPSWRERDVGSFQGLEFDELTARYPQYSLSAVGSPAARERPPSGESLVEVRRRVLNAHEGLADSLSSDETVLVVTHGAPIRLSLGEIKGLDIVEAMLSQSLDNGSLCEVEVEAVEDDEPRIHVVAENETRFLTV; this is encoded by the coding sequence ATGGCAACCCTCCTTCTCGTCCGGCACGGCGAGACGACGTGGAACCGCGCGGGGCGTGTACAGGGGTGGGCCCCTGTCTCGCTCACCGAGCGCGGCCAATCGCAGGCCAGCGCTCTCGCACGCCACGTCGCAGACTCCTACGAGATTGACCGACTCATCTCGTCGGATATCGAACGCGCCCAGGAAACCGCCCGTCCGATTGCCCGCGAACTCGACATTGAACCCGTCCTCGACCCATCGTGGCGCGAACGAGACGTTGGTTCGTTTCAAGGGCTCGAATTCGACGAGCTGACGGCCCGATACCCGCAGTACTCGCTTTCGGCGGTCGGCTCTCCTGCGGCGCGCGAGCGTCCGCCGAGCGGCGAGAGCCTCGTCGAAGTTCGTCGGCGCGTCCTCAACGCACACGAGGGGCTTGCAGACTCGCTTTCGTCCGACGAAACGGTGCTCGTCGTCACACACGGCGCGCCGATTCGGCTCTCACTCGGCGAGATAAAAGGACTCGATATCGTCGAGGCGATGCTGTCGCAATCCCTCGACAATGGCAGTCTGTGCGAAGTCGAAGTCGAAGCCGTCGAGGACGACGAACCACGTATCCACGTCGTCGCAGAAAACGAGACGCGCTTTCTCACAGTATAA
- the larB gene encoding nickel pincer cofactor biosynthesis protein LarB, whose product MRDILDAVADGSLSPAEAEVQLAGYATTGAGRFDAARETRRGLPEAILAEGKTPDETATLAVAAVETSGRALVTRASPDHAEAVADALPECDIDRDARAKTVVACDSSFERPELDATVTIVTGGTSDAEAAGEAAVVLREMGANVERIEDVGVAHLGRVLDHLDSLRDADVLIVAAGREGALPTVVAGLVDTPVIGLPVSTGYGQGGDGEAAVLGMLQSCTVLSVVNVDAGFIAGSQAGLIARAVAGARAE is encoded by the coding sequence ATGCGCGACATTCTGGATGCCGTCGCGGACGGTTCTCTCTCGCCCGCGGAGGCTGAAGTACAACTCGCGGGGTACGCGACGACCGGTGCCGGACGATTCGACGCCGCCCGAGAGACGCGACGCGGGCTTCCCGAAGCGATTCTCGCGGAAGGAAAAACGCCCGACGAGACTGCGACGCTCGCCGTCGCGGCGGTCGAGACGAGCGGCCGTGCGCTCGTCACACGCGCCAGCCCCGACCACGCCGAGGCCGTCGCCGACGCGCTCCCCGAGTGCGATATCGACCGCGACGCCCGAGCGAAGACGGTCGTCGCCTGTGATTCGTCGTTCGAGCGCCCGGAACTCGATGCCACCGTCACTATCGTCACCGGCGGCACCTCGGACGCCGAGGCCGCGGGCGAAGCGGCCGTCGTGCTCCGCGAGATGGGCGCAAATGTCGAACGCATCGAAGATGTCGGCGTTGCCCACCTCGGCCGCGTTCTCGATCACCTCGACAGCCTCCGCGATGCCGACGTGCTCATCGTCGCCGCCGGACGTGAGGGTGCGCTTCCCACCGTCGTCGCCGGTCTCGTCGATACGCCTGTCATTGGTCTCCCTGTCTCTACCGGCTACGGACAGGGGGGTGATGGCGAAGCGGCAGTTCTGGGGATGCTTCAGTCGTGTACCGTCCTTTCGGTGGTGAACGTCGACGCCGGGTTTATCGCGGGTTCGCAGGCGGGATTGATTGCTCGTGCGGTGGCGGGTGCCCGTGCAGAGTAG
- the tatC gene encoding twin-arginine translocase subunit TatC translates to MSSALDEDTQQAIASGRETAGAMLRAAQKDLQKVFIVFLIGFLGTFYALSLYVWEFFKGVTKAKMDASTEGALEIIAQTPFDVLLLQAKIALVVGIIFAIPPFIYFSRDALKARNAWPKSPVAPWKLALIGLTMLLLFAGGVAYGYLVFFPFTFEFLARSAHNAGFDPKYSIVKWSQFIFLLTVSFGLASQLPLAVTGLSYTEIVPYELFRDKWRHAVVGIFAVGALFTPPDPFTQIMWAVPVISLYAFSLYLARVVVTAKRGSEKLDLKGTATKHWNLLAGTGVGGGLLVYAFYEYEGIKLANDALVAVGSQYRFLEPGSQLVLSAFIVAGVLVALLLGLAYLVFRDIQQIERTQVGVGDPTKLDLSALDADGIRAAPPEAFADREENEIMGLASAAIDDGDREKAQALIDRFDDSEAKREAAEAEAEESDGLEDRATRAGGAFFDELTEGETDEDDIGGYYKDVSFIVDSVTSRAFWIIGWFMLVLATTFGWLYSGGIKFVYDNFLDRLPDAVTPEEVWSVITLHPMEALVLEVKFSTILAAFATLPLLAYFAWPALRERNIVRRRRRTIYLWVGALGGGLLGGFALGYSYIAPMVITFLVEDAIAANMIISYRITNFFWLIFFTTAGIGLLADVPILMVLLNSAGITYEMMRTRWREVTVLILALSAVFTPASITTMFMVTIPLMVAYGIGLGVLFVITIGGRRDLAPARGAAE, encoded by the coding sequence ATGTCCAGTGCCCTCGACGAGGACACCCAACAGGCAATTGCATCCGGCCGGGAGACTGCAGGAGCCATGCTTCGAGCGGCGCAAAAAGACCTTCAGAAGGTCTTTATCGTCTTTCTGATCGGGTTCCTCGGGACGTTCTACGCACTCAGTCTCTACGTTTGGGAATTCTTTAAGGGGGTCACCAAGGCAAAGATGGACGCCTCGACAGAGGGTGCCCTCGAAATCATCGCCCAGACGCCCTTCGACGTACTCCTCTTACAGGCAAAGATTGCACTCGTCGTGGGCATCATCTTCGCAATTCCGCCGTTTATCTACTTCTCGCGGGATGCGCTGAAAGCACGCAACGCATGGCCGAAATCACCCGTCGCGCCGTGGAAACTCGCTTTAATCGGACTCACGATGCTCCTCTTGTTCGCGGGTGGCGTCGCCTACGGGTATCTCGTATTCTTCCCCTTTACCTTCGAATTCTTAGCACGGAGTGCGCACAACGCGGGATTCGACCCCAAATACTCCATCGTCAAGTGGTCACAGTTCATCTTCCTGCTCACGGTTTCGTTCGGTCTCGCCAGCCAACTCCCGCTGGCGGTGACCGGCCTGTCGTACACCGAAATCGTTCCCTACGAACTGTTCCGCGACAAGTGGCGGCACGCGGTCGTCGGCATCTTCGCTGTCGGTGCACTGTTCACGCCGCCGGACCCGTTCACCCAAATCATGTGGGCGGTGCCGGTCATCTCGCTGTACGCCTTCAGTCTCTATCTCGCGCGAGTCGTCGTCACGGCCAAGCGTGGCAGCGAGAAGTTAGACCTGAAAGGCACCGCAACAAAACACTGGAACCTCCTCGCCGGCACCGGCGTCGGCGGCGGGCTCTTAGTCTACGCGTTCTACGAGTACGAGGGCATCAAGCTCGCGAACGATGCGCTCGTCGCCGTCGGGAGTCAGTACAGATTCCTCGAACCGGGGTCGCAACTGGTTCTCAGTGCGTTCATCGTCGCTGGCGTTCTCGTCGCCCTCTTACTGGGCCTCGCGTACCTCGTCTTCCGCGATATTCAGCAAATCGAGCGGACGCAGGTCGGCGTCGGTGACCCCACGAAACTCGACCTCTCGGCGCTCGACGCGGACGGAATCCGCGCCGCGCCGCCCGAGGCGTTCGCCGACCGCGAGGAAAACGAAATCATGGGCCTCGCTTCGGCCGCCATCGACGACGGTGACAGGGAAAAGGCGCAGGCGCTCATCGACCGGTTCGACGACTCCGAGGCGAAGCGGGAAGCCGCCGAAGCGGAAGCCGAAGAATCGGACGGACTCGAAGACCGGGCGACCCGCGCTGGCGGCGCGTTCTTCGACGAACTCACCGAAGGCGAGACCGACGAAGACGACATCGGTGGTTACTACAAGGACGTCTCGTTCATCGTCGATTCGGTTACCTCCCGAGCATTCTGGATCATCGGCTGGTTCATGCTCGTCCTTGCGACGACCTTCGGCTGGCTCTACAGCGGCGGTATCAAATTCGTCTACGACAACTTCCTTGATCGCCTCCCGGACGCAGTAACACCAGAAGAGGTCTGGAGCGTCATCACGCTACACCCGATGGAAGCGCTCGTCCTCGAAGTGAAGTTCTCGACGATTCTAGCGGCGTTTGCGACACTGCCGCTTCTCGCGTACTTCGCGTGGCCCGCGCTCCGCGAGCGGAACATCGTCCGGCGGCGTCGTCGGACCATCTACCTCTGGGTCGGCGCGCTCGGCGGCGGTCTCCTCGGTGGCTTCGCCCTCGGCTATAGCTACATCGCGCCGATGGTCATCACGTTCCTCGTCGAAGACGCCATCGCGGCGAACATGATTATCTCCTACCGCATCACGAACTTCTTCTGGCTCATCTTCTTCACCACCGCCGGAATCGGTCTCCTCGCCGACGTACCGATACTGATGGTACTTCTGAACAGCGCGGGCATCACCTACGAAATGATGCGGACCCGCTGGCGCGAAGTGACCGTTCTCATCCTCGCCCTCTCGGCAGTCTTCACGCCCGCGAGCATCACGACGATGTTCATGGTGACGATTCCGCTGATGGTTGCGTACGGCATCGGTCTCGGGGTCCTGTTCGTAATCACAATCGGCGGACGTCGGGACCTTGCA